From the genome of Pseudomonas sihuiensis:
CCATGTCGACTTCGATGAATTCCGGCAGGTCTTTCGGCAGGCAGGAAACTTCGACTTCGCTGATGGTGTGGGAGATCTCGCCACCTTGCTGCTTTACGCCAACGGAAGTAGCTTCGTTGATGAAGTGCAGGGGTACGTGAGCGCTCAGCTTCTGGCCGGCAACGACGCGCTGGAAGTCAGCGTGCAGTACGAAGCCTTTGGCCGGGTGGCGCTGCAGGGCTTTGATCACGACGCTTTCTTTGGTACCGGCAACGTCCAGGCTCAGAACGTGGCTGAAAGCCGCTTCGTTTTCCAGCAGCTTGGCCAGGTCTTTGGCCAGCAGGCTGATCGATTGCGGGGCTTTGTCGCCACCGTAGATCACGGCAGGAACCATGGACACGTTACGACGCAGGCGGCGGCTCGCACCTTTCCCCAGGTCGGAACGCACTTCGGCATTCAGGGCAAATTCAACAGTCATTTCACTTCTCCAAAATAACCAAACCGCCTTGTGGCTTGCGACCAGCCTCGGGCGGTAGGGCAAAAAGCCCCGCACGAGGCGGGGCAGTGTGATCTGGCCAGTTCCGCTTAGCGGAACATGGCGCTGATCGATTCTTCGTTGCTGATGCGGCGAACCGCTTCGGCGACGACCGGGGCGATGTCGAGCTGGCGAATACGCGAGCAGGACTGCGCCGCAGCGGACAGCGGGATGGTGTTGGTGACCACCAGCTCGTCCAGGACGGAATTCTCGATGTTCTCGATGGCGCGGCCGGACAGCACCGGGTGGGTGCAGTAGGCGTAGACCTTGGCGGCGCCGCGCTCTTTCAGCGCTTTGGCGGCGTGGCAGAGGGTACCGGCGGTGTCGACCATGTCGTCGACCAGGATGCAGGTACGGCCTTCGACGTCACCGATGATGTGCATCACTTCGGACTGGTTGGCCTTCTCGCGACGCTTGTCGATGATCGCCAGGTCGACGCCCAGGCTCTTGGCCACGGCGCGAGCACGTACGACGCCACCGATATCGGGGGAGACGATCATCAGGTTGTCGAAGCGCTGGTCTTCGATGTCATCGACCAGGACCGGGGAGCCGTAGATGTTGTCCACCGGAATGTCGAAGAAGCCCTGGATCTGGTCAGCGTGCAGGTCGACGGTTAGCACGCGGTCGATACCGACCACGGTGAGCATGTCGGCAACCACTTTGGCGCTGATTGCCACGCGCGCGGAACGCGGACGGCGATCCTGGCGGGCATAACCGAAGTAGGGGATGACTGCAGTGATGCGAGTCGCCGAGGAACGGCGGAAGGCGTCGGCCATCACTACCAGTTCCATCAGGTTGTCGTTGGTGGGTGCACAGGTCGGCTGAATCAGGAAGACGTCCTTACCGCGAACGTTCTCGTTGATTTCGATCATGACTTCGCCGTCGGAGAACTTACCGACTGAAGCATCGCCGAGGGGAATGTGCAGCTGACGAACGATCCGTCGCGCCAGATCGGGGTTTGCGTTCCCCGTGAAGACCATCATCTTGGACACGCGCAGTACCTGCCGGCTGGGGGTATACCTGGATGGGTATGGAAAATGGCAGGGGCGGCTGGATTCGAACCAACGCATGCCAGGATCAAAACCTGGTGCCTTACCGCTTGGCGACGCCCCTATATTCTGTGTTGAATGCTTGTTGACTCGGTTCTCGATGCCTCCCGAGGGAGGTTATGGCAGGGGCGGCTGGATTCGAACCAACGCATGCCAGGATCAAAACCTGGTGCCTTACCGCTTGGCGACGCCCCTGTATCGTATAACCGAATGCTGAGCATTCACTTCTTGGCCAATGCTTGGAGCCTGCGGTGCAGCATCGAAATGTTGCGACCTTGAGCGACAAAGCTCGGCAGAGTGCCTGGAAGTTGGCGGGCGACTTTATCAGCATCGTCCCGATTTGGGAAGCTCCCAAATATGCAAGCTCCAGTGCCGGTCAATCTAGCTGAAACAAATTTGTTCAACAAGATCAAAGCGTTACGAACTTCAGGGTAACGCTTCTCTACAACCGGCTGGCAGTCGTTTCGACCACCCCCCGCAAGAAGGCTGCGAACTTTAATGGGCGGCGTATCGCGTGTCAACTCGGGCGAGCCGAAAACTTCTGCTGTGCTGACAAAGACTTGCGGTACTGCGACGAGGAACCAGGGCTCGTCGAGTTCGACTGGGGTCAAGCGCTCGCCAACGCCTTCGGCGAAGGCCGCGCGACCGCGCACGAATACCGGTACATCGGCGCCCAGGGCCAGGCCCAGTTTGGCCAGGCGCTCTTCGCCCAGTTGGGTTTGCCACAGGTGATCGAGGCCGAGCAGGGTGGTGGCGGCATCCGAGCTGCCACCGCCGATGCCGCCGCCCATGGGCAGGCGTTTGTCCAGCCAGATATCGGCGCCGAGCTGGGTGCCGCTGGCTTCCTGCAGCCTTTTGGCTGCGCGCACGATCAGGTTGCTGTCATGTGGCACGCCGTCGATGGGCGTGTGCAGACGGATTTCGCCATCCTGACGCAGGCTGAAGCCGAGCTCGTCGCCGTGGTCGAGAAACTGAAACAGCGTCTGCAGCTCGTGATAGCCATCGGCGCGGCGGCCGAGGATATGCAGCATCAGGTTGAGCTTGGCGGGGGCGGGCAGGATCAGTTCGGCGTGGCTGGGGATGGCGGTCATGGTCGGGGCAGGGGCATCGTCGTGAGGCATGTGGCGATTGTATTCGGGAAATGCATCGGCAGGTGCGTCTAGAGGAGCATCGCGGCTGAAACGGATGCCGCCCAGCCGCTCCTACAAAAACGCTGCCTCCCCTGTAGGAGCGGCTTTAGCCGCGAAATGCTCAGTTCGTAGCCTGGATGCAATCCGGGGCGTGGTGGCGCTGCTTCCCGGATTTCATCCGGGCTACGGCTGCGTGCGCGAAACCTGTAGGAGCGAGCTCTGCTCGCGAAGCGGTTGGCGCTTATCAGGTTGAGCTTGGCCGGGGCGTGCAGGATCAGTTCGGCGTGGTTGGGGATGCCGCTTTTCCATCCACCAGCTGTGTGCTGTGGAAGGCGCTGGACAAGCTGTCGCGGCTGAAGCCCCTCCCACAGAGAATGTGGTCGCTTACTGCCCCAACTGACGCGGTTGCCAGTCCTTGATCACCAAAGTCACTTCCAGATCCTGGCCATAGAGCTTCAGACGCTCCGGCAGGGCGTAGCCGTTCTGCTCGGTGTAGCGCTGGTATTCGACCTTCCAACCGTCCTGTTCCAGCTGCGCCAGGTGGCTTTGGCCATCGAGGGTGATGCGGCTGCGGCTTTCCGGGGCGGGCAGGCCGCGAATCCACCAGAGCAGTTCGTAGCCCGGATGCAATCCGGGGCGTGGTGACGATGCTTCCCGGATTTCATCCGGGCTACGGCTGCGTGCGCGAAACCTGTAGGAGCGAGCTCTGCTCGCGAAGCGGTTGGCGCTTATCGGGTTGAGCTTGGCCGGGGCGGGCAGGATCAGTTCGGTGTGGCTGGGGATGCCGCTTTTCCATCCACCAGCTGTGTGCTGAGGAAGGCGCTGGACAAGCTGTCGCGACTGAAGCCCCTCCCACAGAGAATGTGGCCGCTTACTGCCCCAACTGACGCGGTTGCCAGTCCTTGATCACCAGGGTCACTTCCAGGTCCTGGCCGTAGAGCTTCAGGCGCTCCGGCAGGGCGTAGCCGTTCTGCTCGGTGTAGCGCTGGTATTCGACCTTCCAGCCGTCCTGTTCCAGCTGCGCCAGGCGGCTTTGGCCATCGAGGGTGATGCGGCTGCGGCTGTCCGGGGCGGGCAGGCCGCGAATCCACCAGAGCAGGTTGGATACCGGCAGGTCCAGGCGCAGTTGCTCTTGCAGAAGCGCTTCCGGCGATTCGGCGCGGAAACGGCCGCGGTTGGATACTTCCAGCAGGATGTCGCCCGGGCGGCCGGTCAGGCGGGCGGCGCCGCCACCCAGCGGGCCGGACAGGCGAATGTCGTAGTAATCCTGGCGCTGCAGCCAGAACAGGGTGGCGCTGCCGGAGTCCTGCGGGGCGCGGATGCCGATCTTGCCGTTGATCTGCCAGCCGTCGAGCTGAGTGATCTGCTCTTTGTGGGCTTTCCACTGGGCCGGGTCGCCCTGGCCTTCCAGCGCTTCGTGCGAGGTGAGGCCGGCGCAGCCAGCGAGCAGGGCGATAAGGCTGAATACGAGTAGGTGACGAAGCATCAAAGAGTCTCGGAACCGGTCAGGCGCAACAGCGTGTCACGCAGAATGGGGCTGTCGGGCGTTGCGCTGAGGGCGTCGCGCCAGACGCGTCGGGCGTCGCGCTGCTTGCCTTGGGCCCAGAGCACTTCGCCGAGGTGGGCGGCCACTTCGTGGTCGGGGAATTTCTCCAGGGCCTGGCGCAGCAGGCGCTCGGCCTCGTCGAGGTTGCCCAGGCGATAGTTGACCCAGCCGAGGCTGTCGAGAATCGCCGGGTCATCCGGGTTGAGCAGGTGCGCTTTCTCGATCAGCTCGCGCGCTTCTTCATAGCGGGTGGTGCGGTCGGCCAGGGTGTAGCCGAGGGCGTTGAGCGCCATGGCGTGTTCCGGCTCGCGCTGGATGATATAGCGCAGGTCGGTTTCCAGTTGGGCCAGGTCATCGCGCTTTTCCGCGAGCATGGCGCGGGTATAAAGCAGGTTCAGGTCGTTGGGGTAC
Proteins encoded in this window:
- a CDS encoding 50S ribosomal protein L25/general stress protein Ctc, encoding MTVEFALNAEVRSDLGKGASRRLRRNVSMVPAVIYGGDKAPQSISLLAKDLAKLLENEAAFSHVLSLDVAGTKESVVIKALQRHPAKGFVLHADFQRVVAGQKLSAHVPLHFINEATSVGVKQQGGEISHTISEVEVSCLPKDLPEFIEVDMAAVEVGQTVHMSDLKLPKGVELVALAHGNDLAVSNIHASRVKDEEGAAE
- a CDS encoding ribose-phosphate pyrophosphokinase; the encoded protein is MSKMMVFTGNANPDLARRIVRQLHIPLGDASVGKFSDGEVMIEINENVRGKDVFLIQPTCAPTNDNLMELVVMADAFRRSSATRITAVIPYFGYARQDRRPRSARVAISAKVVADMLTVVGIDRVLTVDLHADQIQGFFDIPVDNIYGSPVLVDDIEDQRFDNLMIVSPDIGGVVRARAVAKSLGVDLAIIDKRREKANQSEVMHIIGDVEGRTCILVDDMVDTAGTLCHAAKALKERGAAKVYAYCTHPVLSGRAIENIENSVLDELVVTNTIPLSAAAQSCSRIRQLDIAPVVAEAVRRISNEESISAMFR
- the ispE gene encoding 4-(cytidine 5'-diphospho)-2-C-methyl-D-erythritol kinase, with amino-acid sequence MTAIPSHAELILPAPAKLNLMLHILGRRADGYHELQTLFQFLDHGDELGFSLRQDGEIRLHTPIDGVPHDSNLIVRAAKRLQEASGTQLGADIWLDKRLPMGGGIGGGSSDAATTLLGLDHLWQTQLGEERLAKLGLALGADVPVFVRGRAAFAEGVGERLTPVELDEPWFLVAVPQVFVSTAEVFGSPELTRDTPPIKVRSLLAGGGRNDCQPVVEKRYPEVRNALILLNKFVSARLTGTGACIFGSFPNRDDADKVARQLPGTLPSFVAQGRNISMLHRRLQALAKK
- the lolB gene encoding lipoprotein insertase outer membrane protein LolB, whose amino-acid sequence is MMLRHLLVFSLIALLAGCAGLTSHEALEGQGDPAQWKAHKEQITQLDGWQINGKIGIRAPQDSGSATLFWLQRQDYYDIRLSGPLGGGAARLTGRPGDILLEVSNRGRFRAESPEALLQEQLRLDLPVSNLLWWIRGLPAPDSRSRITLDGQSRLAQLEQDGWKVEYQRYTEQNGYALPERLKLYGQDLEVTLVIKDWQPRQLGQ